The DNA sequence TCGAAGCGGTAGAACGTCGGAGACCGCTCGGCGTTGAGCATCGCGATGTGGCGCTCCGGGCGGTCCGAACCCTCCGGCCCGGCCAGCACGCCGCACGCCTCGTCGGGGTGGTCGGCGCGGGCGTGGGCGACCATGGCGTCGACCAGGTCGGCACGGATCACCAGCACGGCGGGGCTCCTCCTACATCAGTCGTTCAGCGGACGTTCGGCTCAGGCGAACGCACCGGGCAACATGTCACGGTAGGTCGGTATTCCTGCCACCGACTCGGCGGCCAGCACGCCGACCAGCACCGCGCGCGCCAAACAGTGTGCCCCGGCCGCACCCAACAATGCGACCAGCTTGGTCTCCGGCGACATCGCCACCGGGATATCGGGGTCGGGTTCCACCTCGATCGCGCCGGTGGCGAGCGCGAAGACGGTGTCGCCGTCCAGCGGGGTGTGGGCGGGATGGATCGAGTGCGCCAGGCCGTCGTGGGCGGCGACGGCGAACCGGTTGCACGCCATCGGCGACAGCGCCGCATCGGTGGCCACCACCGCGATGGTGGTGTTCAGGGGTCCGGACTCGCGATCGCGTGCGGCGAACCCGGCGATCTGCTCGGCAGGCGGCGCGACCAGCCCGAACTCGTCGATCAGCCGCGCCATCCAGGGCAGCCCGGTGGCGGGGTCGACGACGTTGCCAGCGCTGTTGACGGCGACGATCGCGCCCACGGTCACCCCGTTGTCGAGGGTGACCGAAGCGGTGCCCAGACCGCCCTTGAGCACCCCGGCCCGCGCTCCGACCCCGGCGCCGACGGTGCCCACGGCGACCTCGGTGCCCGCCGCGTGGGCGGCTCGATAGCCGAATTCGGCGGTCGGTCTACATGCCCAGCCGCCGACCGGAAGATCAAAAATCACCGCGGCCGGAACTATCGGCACCACGCCGCCGTCCATCGCGACACCGCGGCCCTGCTCCTCCAGCCACGTCATCACGCCGTCGGCGGCGGCTAGCCCGAAGGCGCTGCCTCCGGTGAGCACCACGGCGTCGACGTGCCGCACGCTGTTGGCCGGGTCGAGCAGATCGGTCTCCCGGGTACCGGGCGCACCGCCGCGCACGTCGACCGCTCCCACGGTGCCCGGCGGCGCGATGACGACGGTGGTGCCGCACGCCCAGCCCGAACCCAGCGTCGCGTCGGGATCCAACCGCTCGTGCTGACCGACGAGGATGCCTGCGACGTCGGTGATGGACCCCGCGGTCATCGGATCGGCTTGCCCATCAGGCCGAGCACCAGATACTCCTGCAGCACGGTCAGCCACTGATACACCTCGAGATGTCCGGCCAGCGGATGCTCGGGCGGCAGCCGGTCGAGTCCGTGCGGACCGATCTCGAGCATCGTGCCCAGCGCCAGCCGGACGTCGTTGACCGCGGTGATCCAGGCGTTCGCGTCGTCGACGGTGAGCTCGAACCGCGCGCCGTCGTCCGGCAAGGTATCCAGAAGTCGTTGTGCAGCAGACTTTTTCGCATCGATGATGTCTGGTTCATGCAGGCTGCGCAGCGCGCCGTTGAGGCTTTCCGCCGCTGCCGAGCCGGCCGGGTGCTCGCGCTGGGGCTTGAAGAAATCCGGCAGCAGCCGTCGCATGGTGGAATCTTCGGGCGGCTGGGCATTGCCGGTGCGGATACCGGTCAGCTGGGCCAGCGGATCCGAGGGCGCGGCGTCTTCACGTTCGGTGAGCATGCCGTGCACCGAGGTCACCATGTTCTTGAGCAACGCCGCCTCGTGCGCGGCCAGCGCCGAGCGGAACCGAGGTCCGTCAGCGGTCTCCACCCGCTTCCATTTGCGCATGTGGTCGACCGGGCTCAGCGGTCCTGCTGCATGGTGGCCCACAGCCCGGCCGCGTGCAGCTTGGTC is a window from the Mycolicibacterium anyangense genome containing:
- the aosR gene encoding oxidative stress transcriptional regulator AosR yields the protein MRKWKRVETADGPRFRSALAAHEAALLKNMVTSVHGMLTEREDAAPSDPLAQLTGIRTGNAQPPEDSTMRRLLPDFFKPQREHPAGSAAAESLNGALRSLHEPDIIDAKKSAAQRLLDTLPDDGARFELTVDDANAWITAVNDVRLALGTMLEIGPHGLDRLPPEHPLAGHLEVYQWLTVLQEYLVLGLMGKPIR
- a CDS encoding P1 family peptidase produces the protein MTAGSITDVAGILVGQHERLDPDATLGSGWACGTTVVIAPPGTVGAVDVRGGAPGTRETDLLDPANSVRHVDAVVLTGGSAFGLAAADGVMTWLEEQGRGVAMDGGVVPIVPAAVIFDLPVGGWACRPTAEFGYRAAHAAGTEVAVGTVGAGVGARAGVLKGGLGTASVTLDNGVTVGAIVAVNSAGNVVDPATGLPWMARLIDEFGLVAPPAEQIAGFAARDRESGPLNTTIAVVATDAALSPMACNRFAVAAHDGLAHSIHPAHTPLDGDTVFALATGAIEVEPDPDIPVAMSPETKLVALLGAAGAHCLARAVLVGVLAAESVAGIPTYRDMLPGAFA